The Malus domestica chromosome 10, GDT2T_hap1 genome contains a region encoding:
- the LOC103429518 gene encoding TMV resistance protein N-like isoform X2, producing MELIGFIQVFNLVVIAIGTLLYLCCGSLTFSSSSSSSGAGDAAAVDDKDDDVDIPPLPEKYDVFISFRGEDTRKTFTSHLRAAVLRKKFETYIDYKLKKGDEIGPGLLEAIEKSRLSVIIFSKNYASSTWCLIELVHILKCRKKKGQMVVPIFYNINPSDVRKQKGSYADAFAQLEKRFKDSMGKVREWRKALRTAANLSGFDYSNNKGTEADFIEEVVEDISTKLKRETSYDLRGMVGIQSRIEQVESLLSTNNWKGVCTVGIWGMGGIGKTTLAKAVFRRLSSNFDACCLLKNVREKLEQKDGVDQLQKTLLREILNEEKHSIDSTSVKEGFSRTKALIVFDDVSDSMQIKDVAGGELHYGDGSRIIVTSREWSVLLNAVTDEKYIYGVEELNTDDAFWLFQSHAFKDNSPRAEYTELSARVVKYAGGIPLALEILGSLFLPCKSKDEWGDALNKLKKFPSKKIQNVFRISYDLLQENEQEIFLDIACFYKGYRIEHVKKMVDFGQMHGGLCAADGIRVLRDRSLITIDSEWETIDMHDLVQEMGWAIVRKQCLEEPGRRNRLFLAGDVYHVLKNNTGTEKVQAIHFNWSDIGSEQNLDRADFENMQNLRLLNVDSSSLVLRNSPFYYFETYGEYFPNLTLSLPSSLRYLFWKGYPLKSLPPKFSPDNLVELHMPYITRSSVELWNGGQNLVNLKVIDLRYSKRLTALPNLSRSPNIEHIDLSGCESLVKIPPHFKNLDKLTYLDLSDCKSLEYLPEMPGNIEFLCLRGSGIRELSSVWSHEKKFSSLDIGFCEKLKKLPSSSCKLRVSGAFSLAGCNSLGNFWELPRDIGELDLSSTAIEVFPTSSMECLLRLTTLKLKNCKNLASLPTSICKLKSLEVLDLTGCTGFYEFPEILEPMEHLKFLCLEATAVEALTQSAGNLIGLQTLDLGWCKKLKAVPSSIYKLTNLKTLSLIKCTSLESLPELPVEALPQSAGNLIGLQTLDLGWCKKLKAVPSSIYKLTNLKTLSLIKCMSLESLPELPVLSRLQADGCKLLKTVASSRTAITQCWNIYELLPEQLAFYNCRSMGYYDEASSNIMADAQLRIMRVATASSKLKEEEEKFSEPLVTIVCPGYKIPNWFVHQNERASINVKLPPNWFREGFLGFALSVVASDFYVKRGLLFRGKYNFKTEEGESHEINCSFYVPFEDGKNYGSTFYFRHVFVLYKDLEYEEGAKWSSAFYDRVTEVSVHSYELNRFCNVEKCGICLLYAEDAEKLKCDVMLRQEQDEPAASGSGDLEANGSDESEEASGSDDSEGESGSNESVAGPGLTYVFSTTNTI from the exons ATGGAGTTGATTGGGTTCATTCAAGTTTTCAACCTCGTCGTCATCGCCATTGGGACTCTGTTGTACTTATGCTGCGGATCATTAACattttcttcttcgtcttcttcttctggtgCTGGTGATGCTGCTGCTGTTGATGATAAggatgatgatgttgatattCCCCCTCTTCCAGAAAAGTATGATGTGTTCATTAGTTTCAGAGGCGAGGACACCCGCAAAACTTTCACCAGCCACCTTCGTGCTGCCGTACTTCGCAAGAAATTCGAAACCTACATAGACTACAAGCTGAAGAAAGGAGACGAAATAGGACCCGGTCTGCTAGAAGCAATCGAGAAATCAAGGCTTTCGGTgatcattttctccaaaaactaTGCGTCTTCCACATGGTGTTTGATTGAACTTGTGCATATACTCAAatgcagaaagaaaaaaggccAGATggttgtacccattttttacaACATCAATCCATCAGATGTGCGAAAACAAAAGGGGAGTTATGCAGATGCATTTGCTCAACTTGAAAAACGTTTCAAGGACAGTATGGGCAAGGTGCGCGAGTGGAGGAAAGCTTTGAGGACTGCAGCCAATCTTTCTGGGTTTGATTATTCAAACAACAAAGG GACGGAAGCTGATTTCATTGAAGAAGTTGTGGAAGATATTTCAACGAAATTGAAACGTGAAACCTCATATGATTTAAGGGGCATGGTTGGAATTCAAAGCCGCATTGAGCAAGTTGAATCTTTATTAAGCACTAATAATTGGAAGGGTGTTTGCACTGTAGGCATTTGGGGTATGGGTGGTATTGGAAAGACCACCCTTGCTAAGGCTGTGTTCAGGAGACTCtcttctaactttgatgcttgtTGTCTTCTTAAAAATGTTAGGGAGAAATTAGAGCAAAAAGATGGAGTCGATCAATTGCAAAAAACACTTCTTAGAGAGATCTTAAATGAAGAAAAACACTCCATAGATTCGACTTCTGTTAAAGAGGGGTTCAGTCGTACAAAGGCTCTCATTGTTTTTGATGATGTTAGTGATTCAATGCAAATAAAAGATGTAGCTGGAGGTGAACTTCACTACGGCGATGGAAGTAGAATCATCGTAACAAGTAGAGAATGGAGCGTACTTCTGAATGCTGTTACagatgaaaaatatatatacggGGTTGAGGAATTAAACACTGATGACGCTTTTTGGCTCTTTCAATCTCATGCTTTCAAGGATAACTCTCCTAGAGCAGAATATACGGAGTTGTCCGCAAGGGTGGTAAAATATGCTGGAGGCATTCCACTGGCTCTTGAAATTTTGGGTTCCTTATTCCTTCCATGTAAGAGCAAAGACGAGTGGGGAGATGCATTGAATAAACTGAAAAAATTTCCCAGCAAGAAGATTCAGAATGTGTTCAGAATAAGCTATGATCTGTTACAAGAAAATGAGCAGGAGATATTTCTTGATATAGCATGCTTTTATAAAGGGTATCGTATTGAACATGTAAAAAAGATGGTAGACTTTGGCCAAATGCACGGTGGTTTATGTGCGGCAGATGGAATTAGAGTTCTCCGTGATAGGTCACTCATAACTATTGATTCGGAATGGGAAACCATAGATATGCATGATTTGGTACAAGAAATGGGTTGGGCAATTGTTCGCAAACAATGTCTTGAAGAGCCCGGAAGACGTAATAGGTTGTTCCTTGCTGGGGATGTTTATCATGTATTGAAAAATAACACG GGAACTGAAAAGGTTCAAGCCATACACTTCAACTGGTCCGACATTGGATCTGAGCAAAACTTGGATCGTGCAGACTTCGAAAATATGCAGAATCTGAGATTGCTGAATGTTGATAGTTCTAGTTTGGTCTTGAGAAATTCTCCGTTTTACTATTTTGAGACTTATGGAGAGTACTTTCCAAACcttactctctctcttcccagTTCTCTTCGTTATCTTTTCTGGAAGGGATATCCTTTGAAATCTTTGCCCCCAAAATTTTCTCCTGACAATCTTGTTGAGCTTCATATGCCCTACATAACAAGAAGTAGTGTAGAACTTTGGAATGGAGGCCAG AATCTTGTGAACTTAAAAGTGATCGATCTTCGTTACTCCAAGCGTCTAACTGCACTTCCAAACCTCTCTAGGAGTCCAAATATCGAGCACATAGATCTTTCCGGATGTGAAAGTTTGGTTAAAATTCCTCCACATTTTAAAAATCTTGACAAGCTTACTTATCTTGATCTTTCAGATTGCAAGAGTCTCGAGTATCTTCCAGAGATGCCTGGCAATATTGAATTCTTATGTTTAAGAGGCAGTGGCATAAGGGAGTTGTCATCAGTTTGGTCTCATGAAAAAAAATTTTCTTCCTTGGATATTGGATTTTGTGAAAAACTTAAGAAACTTCCAAGCAGCAGTTGCAAGCTGAGAGTCTCTGGTGCCTTTAGTCTAGCGGGCTGCAACTCTCTTGGCAATTTTTGGGAGCTTCCCAGGGATATTGGTGAATTAGATTTGTCTAGCACAGCAATAGAAGTATTTCCCACATCATCAATGGAGTGTCTCCTTCGTCTCACCACACTTAAACTGAAGAATTGCAAAAATCTTGCGAGTCTCCCAACGAGCATTTGTAAGTTGAAATCTCTTGAGGTACTTGATCTCACTGGTTGCACTGGATTTTACGAATTCCCTGAAATATTGGAGCCAATGGAACATCTGAAGTTTCTTTGTTTAGAAGCAACGGCAGTTGAGGCGCTTACGCAGTCAGCTGGAAATCTAATTGGGCTTCAAACATTAGATCTTGGTTGGTGCAAGAAACTTAAAGCTGTTCCAAGTAGCATCTACAAATTAACAAATCTTAAAACTCTCAGCTTAATCAAGTGCACGAGCCTTGAATCTTTACCAGAGCTCCCAGTTGAGGCGCTTCCGCAGTCAGCTGGAAATCTAATTGGGCTTCAAACATTAGATCTTGGTTGGTGCAAGAAACTTAAAGCTGTTCCAAGTAGCATCTACAAATTAACAAATCTTAAAACTCTCAGCTTAATCAAGTGCATGAGCCTTGAATCCTTACCAGAGCTCCCAGTGCTAAGTCGTCTTCAAGCAGATGGCTGCAAGTTACTGAAGACAGTGGCAAGTTCAAGAACTGCAATTACCCAATGTTGGAATATATATGAATTGCTTCCAGAGCAACTTGCCTTTTATAATTGTCGAAGCATGGGTTATTATGATGAAGCAAGCAGCAACATAATGGCTGATGCACAGCTTAGAATCATGAGAGTGGCAACTGCGTCTTCAAAGTTAAAGGAAGAAGAG GAAAAGTTTTCTGAGCCCTTAGTTACCATTGTATGTCCGGGATATAAAATTCCAAATTGGTTCGTACACCAAAATGAGAGGGCTTCAATAAATGTTAAGCTTCCTCCAAATTGGTTTCGTGAAGGTTTCTTGGGTTTCGCTCTATCTGTTGTTGCATCCGATTTCTATGTTAAAAGGGGTCTGCTGTTTAGAGGCAAGTACAATTTCAAAACTGAAGAGGGGGAAAGTCATGAAATCAATTGTTCTTTCTATGTTCCGTTTGAAGATGGAAAAAATTATGGTTCCACATTCTATTTTAGGCATGTGTTCGTATTGTATAAAGACCTTGAATATGAAGAGGGAGCAAAATGGTCCTCTGCTTTTTACGACCGTGTCACTGAGGTCTCTGTTCACTCCTACGAATTGAATAGATTCTGTAATGTGGAAAAGTGTGGGATATGCTTGTTGTATGCCGAAGATGCTGAGAAATTAAAATGTGATGTTATGTTGCGACAAGAACAAGATGAGCCTGCAGCAAGTGGGAGTGGTGATCTTGAAGCCAATGGAAGCGATGAATCTGAGGAGGCAAGTGGAAGCGATGACTCTGAGGGAGAAAGTGGAAGCAACGAGTCTGTTGCTGGTCCGGGCCTCACCTACGTGTTTTCAACCACAAATACCATATAA
- the LOC103429518 gene encoding TMV resistance protein N-like isoform X1 gives MELIGFIQVFNLVVIAIGTLLYLCCGSLTFSSSSSSSGAGDAAAVDDKDDDVDIPPLPEKYDVFISFRGEDTRKTFTSHLRAAVLRKKFETYIDYKLKKGDEIGPGLLEAIEKSRLSVIIFSKNYASSTWCLIELVHILKCRKKKGQMVVPIFYNINPSDVRKQKGSYADAFAQLEKRFKDSMGKVREWRKALRTAANLSGFDYSNNKGTEADFIEEVVEDISTKLKRETSYDLRGMVGIQSRIEQVESLLSTNNWKGVCTVGIWGMGGIGKTTLAKAVFRRLSSNFDACCLLKNVREKLEQKDGVDQLQKTLLREILNEEKHSIDSTSVKEGFSRTKALIVFDDVSDSMQIKDVAGGELHYGDGSRIIVTSREWSVLLNAVTDEKYIYGVEELNTDDAFWLFQSHAFKDNSPRAEYTELSARVVKYAGGIPLALEILGSLFLPCKSKDEWGDALNKLKKFPSKKIQNVFRISYDLLQENEQEIFLDIACFYKGYRIEHVKKMVDFGQMHGGLCAADGIRVLRDRSLITIDSEWETIDMHDLVQEMGWAIVRKQCLEEPGRRNRLFLAGDVYHVLKNNTGTEKVQAIHFNWSDIGSEQNLDRADFENMQNLRLLNVDSSSLVLRNSPFYYFETYGEYFPNLTLSLPSSLRYLFWKGYPLKSLPPKFSPDNLVELHMPYITRSSVELWNGGQNLVNLKVIDLRYSKRLTALPNLSRSPNIEHIDLSGCESLVKIPPHFKNLDKLTYLDLSDCKSLEYLPEMPGNIEFLCLRGSGIRELSSVWSHEKKFSSLDIGFCEKLKKLPSSSCKLRVSGAFSLAGCNSLGNFWELPRDIGELDLSSTAIEVFPTSSMECLLRLTTLKLKNCKNLASLPTSICKLKSLEVLDLTGCTGFYEFPEILEPMEHLKFLCLEATAVEALTQSAGNLIGLQTLDLGWCKKLKAVPSSIYKLTNLKTLSLIKCTSLESLPELPVEALPQSAGNLIGLQTLDLGWCKKLKAVPSSIYKLTNLKTLSLIKCMSLESLPELPVLSRLQADGCKLLKTVASSRTAITQCWNIYELLPEQLAFYNCRSMGYYDEASSNIMADAQLRIMRVATASSKLKEEEVDYEKFSEPLVTIVCPGYKIPNWFVHQNERASINVKLPPNWFREGFLGFALSVVASDFYVKRGLLFRGKYNFKTEEGESHEINCSFYVPFEDGKNYGSTFYFRHVFVLYKDLEYEEGAKWSSAFYDRVTEVSVHSYELNRFCNVEKCGICLLYAEDAEKLKCDVMLRQEQDEPAASGSGDLEANGSDESEEASGSDDSEGESGSNESVAGPGLTYVFSTTNTI, from the exons ATGGAGTTGATTGGGTTCATTCAAGTTTTCAACCTCGTCGTCATCGCCATTGGGACTCTGTTGTACTTATGCTGCGGATCATTAACattttcttcttcgtcttcttcttctggtgCTGGTGATGCTGCTGCTGTTGATGATAAggatgatgatgttgatattCCCCCTCTTCCAGAAAAGTATGATGTGTTCATTAGTTTCAGAGGCGAGGACACCCGCAAAACTTTCACCAGCCACCTTCGTGCTGCCGTACTTCGCAAGAAATTCGAAACCTACATAGACTACAAGCTGAAGAAAGGAGACGAAATAGGACCCGGTCTGCTAGAAGCAATCGAGAAATCAAGGCTTTCGGTgatcattttctccaaaaactaTGCGTCTTCCACATGGTGTTTGATTGAACTTGTGCATATACTCAAatgcagaaagaaaaaaggccAGATggttgtacccattttttacaACATCAATCCATCAGATGTGCGAAAACAAAAGGGGAGTTATGCAGATGCATTTGCTCAACTTGAAAAACGTTTCAAGGACAGTATGGGCAAGGTGCGCGAGTGGAGGAAAGCTTTGAGGACTGCAGCCAATCTTTCTGGGTTTGATTATTCAAACAACAAAGG GACGGAAGCTGATTTCATTGAAGAAGTTGTGGAAGATATTTCAACGAAATTGAAACGTGAAACCTCATATGATTTAAGGGGCATGGTTGGAATTCAAAGCCGCATTGAGCAAGTTGAATCTTTATTAAGCACTAATAATTGGAAGGGTGTTTGCACTGTAGGCATTTGGGGTATGGGTGGTATTGGAAAGACCACCCTTGCTAAGGCTGTGTTCAGGAGACTCtcttctaactttgatgcttgtTGTCTTCTTAAAAATGTTAGGGAGAAATTAGAGCAAAAAGATGGAGTCGATCAATTGCAAAAAACACTTCTTAGAGAGATCTTAAATGAAGAAAAACACTCCATAGATTCGACTTCTGTTAAAGAGGGGTTCAGTCGTACAAAGGCTCTCATTGTTTTTGATGATGTTAGTGATTCAATGCAAATAAAAGATGTAGCTGGAGGTGAACTTCACTACGGCGATGGAAGTAGAATCATCGTAACAAGTAGAGAATGGAGCGTACTTCTGAATGCTGTTACagatgaaaaatatatatacggGGTTGAGGAATTAAACACTGATGACGCTTTTTGGCTCTTTCAATCTCATGCTTTCAAGGATAACTCTCCTAGAGCAGAATATACGGAGTTGTCCGCAAGGGTGGTAAAATATGCTGGAGGCATTCCACTGGCTCTTGAAATTTTGGGTTCCTTATTCCTTCCATGTAAGAGCAAAGACGAGTGGGGAGATGCATTGAATAAACTGAAAAAATTTCCCAGCAAGAAGATTCAGAATGTGTTCAGAATAAGCTATGATCTGTTACAAGAAAATGAGCAGGAGATATTTCTTGATATAGCATGCTTTTATAAAGGGTATCGTATTGAACATGTAAAAAAGATGGTAGACTTTGGCCAAATGCACGGTGGTTTATGTGCGGCAGATGGAATTAGAGTTCTCCGTGATAGGTCACTCATAACTATTGATTCGGAATGGGAAACCATAGATATGCATGATTTGGTACAAGAAATGGGTTGGGCAATTGTTCGCAAACAATGTCTTGAAGAGCCCGGAAGACGTAATAGGTTGTTCCTTGCTGGGGATGTTTATCATGTATTGAAAAATAACACG GGAACTGAAAAGGTTCAAGCCATACACTTCAACTGGTCCGACATTGGATCTGAGCAAAACTTGGATCGTGCAGACTTCGAAAATATGCAGAATCTGAGATTGCTGAATGTTGATAGTTCTAGTTTGGTCTTGAGAAATTCTCCGTTTTACTATTTTGAGACTTATGGAGAGTACTTTCCAAACcttactctctctcttcccagTTCTCTTCGTTATCTTTTCTGGAAGGGATATCCTTTGAAATCTTTGCCCCCAAAATTTTCTCCTGACAATCTTGTTGAGCTTCATATGCCCTACATAACAAGAAGTAGTGTAGAACTTTGGAATGGAGGCCAG AATCTTGTGAACTTAAAAGTGATCGATCTTCGTTACTCCAAGCGTCTAACTGCACTTCCAAACCTCTCTAGGAGTCCAAATATCGAGCACATAGATCTTTCCGGATGTGAAAGTTTGGTTAAAATTCCTCCACATTTTAAAAATCTTGACAAGCTTACTTATCTTGATCTTTCAGATTGCAAGAGTCTCGAGTATCTTCCAGAGATGCCTGGCAATATTGAATTCTTATGTTTAAGAGGCAGTGGCATAAGGGAGTTGTCATCAGTTTGGTCTCATGAAAAAAAATTTTCTTCCTTGGATATTGGATTTTGTGAAAAACTTAAGAAACTTCCAAGCAGCAGTTGCAAGCTGAGAGTCTCTGGTGCCTTTAGTCTAGCGGGCTGCAACTCTCTTGGCAATTTTTGGGAGCTTCCCAGGGATATTGGTGAATTAGATTTGTCTAGCACAGCAATAGAAGTATTTCCCACATCATCAATGGAGTGTCTCCTTCGTCTCACCACACTTAAACTGAAGAATTGCAAAAATCTTGCGAGTCTCCCAACGAGCATTTGTAAGTTGAAATCTCTTGAGGTACTTGATCTCACTGGTTGCACTGGATTTTACGAATTCCCTGAAATATTGGAGCCAATGGAACATCTGAAGTTTCTTTGTTTAGAAGCAACGGCAGTTGAGGCGCTTACGCAGTCAGCTGGAAATCTAATTGGGCTTCAAACATTAGATCTTGGTTGGTGCAAGAAACTTAAAGCTGTTCCAAGTAGCATCTACAAATTAACAAATCTTAAAACTCTCAGCTTAATCAAGTGCACGAGCCTTGAATCTTTACCAGAGCTCCCAGTTGAGGCGCTTCCGCAGTCAGCTGGAAATCTAATTGGGCTTCAAACATTAGATCTTGGTTGGTGCAAGAAACTTAAAGCTGTTCCAAGTAGCATCTACAAATTAACAAATCTTAAAACTCTCAGCTTAATCAAGTGCATGAGCCTTGAATCCTTACCAGAGCTCCCAGTGCTAAGTCGTCTTCAAGCAGATGGCTGCAAGTTACTGAAGACAGTGGCAAGTTCAAGAACTGCAATTACCCAATGTTGGAATATATATGAATTGCTTCCAGAGCAACTTGCCTTTTATAATTGTCGAAGCATGGGTTATTATGATGAAGCAAGCAGCAACATAATGGCTGATGCACAGCTTAGAATCATGAGAGTGGCAACTGCGTCTTCAAAGTTAAAGGAAGAAGAGGTAGATTAC GAAAAGTTTTCTGAGCCCTTAGTTACCATTGTATGTCCGGGATATAAAATTCCAAATTGGTTCGTACACCAAAATGAGAGGGCTTCAATAAATGTTAAGCTTCCTCCAAATTGGTTTCGTGAAGGTTTCTTGGGTTTCGCTCTATCTGTTGTTGCATCCGATTTCTATGTTAAAAGGGGTCTGCTGTTTAGAGGCAAGTACAATTTCAAAACTGAAGAGGGGGAAAGTCATGAAATCAATTGTTCTTTCTATGTTCCGTTTGAAGATGGAAAAAATTATGGTTCCACATTCTATTTTAGGCATGTGTTCGTATTGTATAAAGACCTTGAATATGAAGAGGGAGCAAAATGGTCCTCTGCTTTTTACGACCGTGTCACTGAGGTCTCTGTTCACTCCTACGAATTGAATAGATTCTGTAATGTGGAAAAGTGTGGGATATGCTTGTTGTATGCCGAAGATGCTGAGAAATTAAAATGTGATGTTATGTTGCGACAAGAACAAGATGAGCCTGCAGCAAGTGGGAGTGGTGATCTTGAAGCCAATGGAAGCGATGAATCTGAGGAGGCAAGTGGAAGCGATGACTCTGAGGGAGAAAGTGGAAGCAACGAGTCTGTTGCTGGTCCGGGCCTCACCTACGTGTTTTCAACCACAAATACCATATAA